From the bacterium genome, the window AGCGCGAAGACGATCCGGCGGATTCGGGCTTGGGTCATTTCCGGCCGGAGCGGGCCGCCCTCCACCCGAGGAGGGACGCGGCGGCGGAGAGCAGGGCAGCGCCGCAGGCGAAGAGGAGGGCCCCCTCGACCGACCGGGGAAGGAGGAGGTCGGACGGGGGACCGATCACCCGTTCAAGGAACGGGAACTTCCGCAGGGAGAGGTAGAGCGCCCCGCCGCCCGCCGCCGTTCCGGCCGCGGCGAGAAGGAACCCCGACACCGCCGCCCCCGCGGCGCGGAAGAAGGCCAGCCGGCCCGCGGAAACGCCCCGCTCCGCGAGAAAGGCGAAATCACCCGCGGAGGCGATCGCGCGCACACGCTCCTGGAGACGGCCGACGAGGAAGAACCCGGCGACGAAGGCGCCGAAGATCCCCCAGCACCCCCAGGAGGCGATACGGCCCGCGCGCAGCAGCCGGGGGAGCCACTCCTCCCCCGCCAGAACCCGCTCGACGAGGGGGACGGACCGGAGAGCGGAGACGACGAGGTCGATGTCCGCTCCGGTGAACCGGTCGGATCGGATCCGGATCTCGACGTACCCCGGCATCGGGTTCCCGCCGGGGCCGCGCAACGGATCCAGGCCCGGGTACGCCCGCAGGAACTCCTTCCACGCCACCTCCGCGTCCCGGTACGCCGCGGAACGCACCCCGGGAAGCGAAGCGACCTTTCGCGCCAGGCCCTCCGCCTCGGCGGCAGGGACCTCCGCGCGCAGCACCGCTGTGATGGCGTACCGTTCGGCGAGGAAGCGGCTACCCCCCCCCGATAATAAAAGAGACAGGAGCGCGGCGCCGAGGAGGCAGAAAAAGAGGAAGCGCCCGATCGTCTCCCAAACGAGGAGGCCCCGGGAAAGGCGCCAGTCGATCCACCAGAGGGAAGGCC encodes:
- a CDS encoding permease-like cell division protein FtsX, with amino-acid sequence MSERPSLWWIDWRLSRGLLVWETIGRFLFFCLLGAALLSLLLSGGGSRFLAERYAITAVLRAEVPAAEAEGLARKVASLPGVRSAAYRDAEVAWKEFLRAYPGLDPLRGPGGNPMPGYVEIRIRSDRFTGADIDLVVSALRSVPLVERVLAGEEWLPRLLRAGRIASWGCWGIFGAFVAGFFLVGRLQERVRAIASAGDFAFLAERGVSAGRLAFFRAAGAAVSGFLLAAAGTAAGGGALYLSLRKFPFLERVIGPPSDLLLPRSVEGALLFACGAALLSAAASLLGWRAARSGRK